One Corynebacterium tuberculostearicum DNA window includes the following coding sequences:
- a CDS encoding ATP-dependent helicase: MPENILDRFRPQVAQWFRDVFAAPTAVQAQAWEKISRGEHALVVAPTGSGKTLAAFLWALNNLVEREGQLALPVGSGTAGSAAGVKVLYISPLKALGVDVENNLRAPLTGIARTAENLGLDVPDISVGVRSGDTPSAERARQVRKPPDILITTPESAYLMLTSKAAGILKTVDTVIIDEIHALAGTKRGVHLALTLERLQQVAGDFQRIGLSATVRPLSAVSNFLGGNRPVEIVAPAAEKKWQLDVHVPVEDMSDLPTPEQGSTIGEMTVDDAIGISSPSVDESALPTAKSIWPYIEDDLYAEIMAHRSTLVFVNSRRTAERLTSRLNELYAAEHDPESLSPETRRDPAQLMKQVDVAGKAPAVIARAHHGSVSKDERAMTETMLKEGTLKAVVATSSLELGIDMGAVELVVQVESPPSVASGLQRVGRAGHFVGAVSHGSFYPKHRADLVQSTLTVARMRAGLIEEMHTPRNPLDVLAQQTVAAVAAAGDDGLDADEWYEMVRRAWPYRDLAREVYDSVLDLVSGVYPSTDFAELKPRVVYDRVTGVMTARPGAQRVAVTSGGTIPDRGMFGVFLYTGAGEGSGGAPRRVGELDEEMVYESRVGDVFTLGATSWRIEDINRDQVLVTPAPGHTGRLPFWNGDGAGRPYELGKALGEYRREVFSSPEVIADADDNARSNIVAYLQEQNEATGVIPDEKTLVLERFRDELGDWRVVLHTPFGRPVNSAWALAVGARVGERTGMDPQAVAGDDGIVLRLPEAESEPDGSIFDFDADEIADIVAEQVGNSALFASRFRECAARALLLPRRNPGKRAPLWQQRQRAEQLLDVARKYPSFPIILETVRECVQDVYDVPALTEVMRELGHRRIRIAEVTTEQPSPFASSLLFNYTGAFMYEGDSPLAEKRAAALALDPALLAKLLGTVELRELLDPEIIAEVHAQLQRTDPSRRARTTEGVADLLRVLGPIPVDELSEHTDVPLSSLDQLGTRIMRVRIGGREHLAQAQDAPLLRDALGIPIPPGIPAQVATISDALPQLVSRWARTRGPFVLRDLTAAFGISVSAAHTVLGALDGVVEGRYRQGVEEQEYCAAAVLKTIRSRSLAAARAATEPVSGATFARFLPEWHSIAPAGKRPVLRGADGVFSVIEQLAGVRLPASAWESLILPARVGDYSPTMLDELTSNGEVLIVGAGKAGAADPWIMLLPSDYAAQLAPETDAEGVSMVQRSILDVLGRGGGFLFADIAAEAPGTTEETREALWGLVEMGLVSPDSFAPIRTRLSSGGSRSGRTAHRSKRRPTRSRLRMGRTSFAQAQNAAGAGTPPDVMGRWSLAVPAATDATSRSVAHGEAWLDRYGVLTRGSVVAEDVLGGFALAYKVLSGFEESGKAMRGYVIDGLGAAQFSTPAIIDRLRGLADSPDVTGWPSGTTEPETFVLAACDPANPYGAALPWPQRDDADGKATGGPTRSAGALVVLIDGLPIAHLTRGGKTLTTFIESLPDGIDPAEVYPRLVSALTDMVARGALSPLVVEKCNGSPIHKTDAAAHLRDAGAGITPKGVRISARAAAPRTPRAGRRATEAIEELSFDDPPPAPRNNGGFRPRGGYRR, from the coding sequence ATGCCAGAAAACATCCTCGACCGCTTCCGGCCCCAAGTAGCGCAGTGGTTTCGGGATGTATTTGCCGCCCCCACTGCCGTGCAGGCGCAGGCCTGGGAGAAGATTTCCCGCGGCGAGCACGCCCTCGTAGTCGCCCCTACCGGCTCCGGTAAGACGCTCGCCGCGTTCTTGTGGGCGCTGAATAATTTGGTCGAGCGCGAAGGCCAGCTGGCGCTGCCGGTGGGCTCAGGGACTGCTGGATCCGCCGCCGGGGTGAAGGTGCTGTATATCTCGCCGCTCAAGGCGCTGGGCGTGGACGTGGAAAATAACCTGCGCGCCCCGCTGACCGGTATTGCGCGCACCGCGGAGAACCTAGGGCTGGACGTGCCGGATATATCGGTAGGCGTGCGCTCGGGCGATACGCCGTCTGCTGAGCGTGCGCGGCAGGTGCGCAAGCCGCCGGATATCTTGATCACCACCCCGGAGTCGGCCTATCTGATGCTGACCTCCAAGGCGGCGGGGATTTTGAAGACGGTGGATACCGTCATTATCGATGAGATCCACGCCTTGGCCGGCACCAAGCGTGGCGTGCACCTAGCGCTGACCTTGGAGCGCCTGCAGCAGGTGGCGGGGGACTTCCAGCGCATCGGTCTTTCCGCCACCGTGCGGCCGCTGTCTGCGGTATCGAATTTCTTGGGTGGCAACCGGCCGGTAGAGATCGTGGCCCCAGCCGCGGAAAAGAAGTGGCAGCTGGACGTGCACGTGCCCGTGGAGGATATGTCCGATCTCCCCACGCCGGAGCAGGGCTCCACCATTGGGGAGATGACGGTGGATGATGCGATTGGCATCAGCTCTCCTTCCGTGGATGAGTCCGCGCTGCCCACGGCCAAGTCCATCTGGCCGTATATAGAGGATGACCTCTATGCGGAGATCATGGCGCACCGCTCCACGTTGGTATTTGTCAATTCCCGCCGCACCGCCGAGCGGCTGACCAGCCGGCTCAATGAGCTCTATGCGGCCGAACACGATCCGGAATCGCTCTCGCCGGAGACCCGCCGCGACCCGGCCCAGCTGATGAAGCAGGTCGACGTCGCCGGCAAGGCCCCGGCCGTCATCGCCCGCGCCCACCACGGCTCGGTGTCCAAGGACGAGCGCGCGATGACAGAAACGATGCTGAAGGAGGGCACGCTCAAGGCCGTGGTGGCCACGAGCTCGCTGGAGCTGGGCATCGATATGGGAGCCGTGGAGCTGGTGGTGCAGGTGGAATCTCCGCCCTCCGTGGCCTCCGGCCTGCAGCGAGTGGGCCGCGCCGGGCACTTTGTGGGCGCGGTATCGCATGGCTCCTTTTATCCCAAACACCGGGCGGATCTGGTGCAGTCCACGCTGACGGTAGCGCGCATGCGCGCAGGCCTCATTGAGGAGATGCATACCCCGCGCAACCCGCTGGATGTGCTGGCGCAGCAGACGGTGGCGGCGGTGGCCGCGGCCGGGGACGATGGGCTCGATGCCGATGAGTGGTACGAGATGGTCCGCCGGGCCTGGCCTTACCGCGATCTGGCGCGCGAAGTCTATGACTCCGTGCTGGACTTGGTCAGCGGCGTGTACCCGTCCACGGATTTTGCCGAGCTCAAGCCCCGCGTGGTCTATGACCGCGTGACGGGAGTGATGACTGCGCGGCCTGGTGCCCAGCGCGTGGCCGTGACCAGTGGCGGCACGATTCCGGATAGGGGCATGTTTGGCGTATTCCTCTATACCGGCGCCGGTGAGGGCTCCGGGGGCGCCCCGCGCCGGGTAGGCGAGCTGGATGAAGAGATGGTCTACGAGTCCCGGGTGGGCGATGTTTTCACCCTGGGCGCGACCAGTTGGCGCATTGAGGACATCAATCGCGACCAGGTGTTGGTCACGCCCGCGCCGGGGCATACCGGGCGCCTGCCGTTTTGGAATGGTGATGGCGCGGGTCGCCCCTATGAGCTGGGCAAGGCGCTGGGCGAGTACCGCCGCGAGGTCTTTAGCTCGCCGGAAGTTATCGCGGATGCCGATGATAATGCGCGCTCCAATATCGTGGCCTATCTGCAGGAGCAGAACGAGGCCACCGGTGTCATCCCGGATGAAAAGACATTGGTGCTCGAGCGCTTCCGCGATGAGCTGGGGGATTGGCGGGTGGTGCTGCATACCCCGTTTGGCCGGCCGGTCAACTCCGCGTGGGCGCTTGCGGTAGGCGCCCGGGTGGGCGAGCGCACCGGCATGGACCCGCAGGCGGTGGCCGGCGATGACGGCATCGTGCTGCGCCTGCCTGAGGCCGAATCCGAGCCCGATGGATCCATCTTTGACTTCGACGCCGATGAGATCGCCGATATCGTGGCCGAGCAAGTGGGCAATTCCGCGCTCTTTGCCTCCCGCTTCCGCGAATGCGCGGCCCGCGCGTTGCTCTTGCCTCGCCGCAACCCGGGCAAGCGCGCACCGCTGTGGCAGCAGCGCCAGCGCGCCGAGCAGCTTTTGGACGTTGCCCGCAAGTACCCGTCCTTTCCCATCATCTTGGAGACGGTGCGCGAGTGCGTCCAGGACGTCTACGATGTGCCGGCGCTTACGGAGGTCATGCGGGAGCTGGGCCATCGCCGCATCCGCATCGCGGAGGTCACCACCGAGCAACCTTCGCCCTTTGCCTCTTCGCTGCTGTTTAACTACACCGGCGCATTCATGTACGAGGGCGATTCCCCGTTGGCAGAAAAGCGCGCGGCCGCACTGGCCCTAGACCCGGCGCTTTTAGCCAAGCTGCTCGGCACGGTAGAGCTGCGCGAGCTGCTCGATCCAGAGATCATCGCTGAGGTTCACGCCCAGCTCCAACGCACCGATCCCTCGCGCCGGGCTCGTACCACCGAGGGGGTTGCGGACCTGCTGCGCGTGCTGGGGCCGATTCCCGTCGACGAGCTGAGCGAGCACACCGACGTGCCGCTATCCTCCTTGGACCAGCTGGGCACCCGGATTATGCGCGTGCGCATTGGCGGGCGCGAGCACTTAGCCCAGGCCCAGGATGCGCCCCTGCTTCGCGACGCCCTAGGCATCCCCATCCCTCCCGGCATCCCTGCCCAAGTGGCCACCATTTCTGATGCCTTGCCGCAGCTGGTCTCGCGGTGGGCGCGCACCCGCGGTCCGTTTGTGCTGCGCGATCTCACTGCGGCCTTCGGCATATCCGTCTCCGCCGCGCACACTGTCCTCGGCGCGCTCGATGGGGTAGTAGAAGGCCGCTATCGCCAGGGAGTGGAGGAGCAGGAGTATTGCGCCGCCGCGGTGCTCAAGACGATTCGTTCGCGCTCGCTCGCCGCAGCTAGGGCTGCCACCGAGCCGGTCTCGGGCGCTACCTTCGCCCGCTTCTTGCCGGAGTGGCATAGCATCGCACCGGCTGGAAAGCGCCCGGTCCTGCGCGGTGCCGATGGCGTCTTTTCCGTCATCGAGCAGCTCGCCGGGGTGCGTCTGCCCGCCTCTGCGTGGGAATCGCTCATCCTGCCCGCTCGGGTGGGCGATTATTCACCCACCATGCTCGATGAGCTCACCTCCAATGGCGAGGTGCTCATTGTGGGTGCTGGCAAGGCCGGCGCGGCCGACCCCTGGATCATGCTGTTGCCCTCAGACTATGCTGCTCAACTCGCCCCGGAAACGGATGCCGAGGGCGTCAGCATGGTGCAGCGCTCCATCCTCGATGTCCTCGGCCGCGGCGGTGGCTTCCTCTTTGCCGATATTGCCGCCGAGGCCCCCGGTACCACCGAGGAGACCCGCGAGGCCCTCTGGGGGTTAGTGGAGATGGGCCTGGTAAGCCCCGATTCCTTCGCGCCGATCCGCACCCGGCTGTCATCCGGCGGTTCGCGCTCAGGCCGCACCGCGCACCGCTCGAAGCGCCGGCCTACCCGCTCCCGCCTGCGCATGGGGCGCACCTCCTTCGCCCAAGCGCAGAACGCCGCGGGCGCCGGGACCCCGCCCGATGTCATGGGCCGGTGGTCGCTCGCCGTCCCTGCCGCCACCGATGCCACTTCCCGCTCCGTCGCCCACGGCGAGGCCTGGCTCGACCGCTACGGCGTGCTCACCCGCGGCTCCGTCGTGGCCGAGGACGTGCTCGGCGGTTTCGCGCTGGCCTATAAGGTGCTCTCCGGCTTCGAGGAATCCGGCAAGGCCATGCGCGGCTACGTCATCGATGGGCTGGGCGCCGCCCAATTTTCCACGCCCGCCATCATCGACCGCTTGCGTGGGCTGGCCGATTCCCCGGACGTGACCGGCTGGCCCTCTGGCACCACCGAGCCCGAGACCTTCGTTCTCGCCGCCTGCGACCCGGCCAACCCATACGGTGCGGCCCTGCCCTGGCCGCAGCGCGACGACGCCGACGGCAAGGCCACCGGCGGGCCCACCCGTTCGGCCGGTGCGCTGGTGGTGCTTATCGACGGCCTCCCCATCGCCCACCTCACCCGCGGCGGCAAAACCCTCACCACCTTTATCGAATCGCTGCCCGATGGCATCGACCCCGCCGAGGTATATCCCCGCTTGGTTTCCGCGCTCACGGACATGGTGGCAAGGGGAGCGTTGTCCCCGTTGGTCGTCGAAAAGTGCAATGGCAGCCCCATCCATAAAACCGATGCGGCGGCCCACCTGCGCGACGCCGGCGCCGGGATTACACCGAAGGGCGTGCGCATTTCCGCCCGCGCCGCCGCTCCGCGTACCCCGCGGGCAGGCCGCCGGGCGACCGAGGCCATCGAAGAGCTTAGCTTTGATGATCCGCCGCCCGCTCCGCGCAATAATGGTGGTTTCCGCCCGCGCGGCGGGTACCGCCGCTAA
- a CDS encoding 3'(2'),5'-bisphosphate nucleotidase CysQ, with translation MTVEISDSRLTNSLAQGCGEILKGVRNGGLLRGLSLGDAGDEAAQEWIARVLEQHRPQDGMLSEEAADDLARLKKDRVWIVDPLDGTKEFATGRQDWAVHIALVENGTPIHAAVGLPDKGVTFKSSDVRAVTGPLSKKFVISRNRPPKVASYIAEKMGYETVGVGSAGAKAMHVLLGDFDGYIHAGGQYEWDQAAPVGVARASGLHCCRLDGSEIRFNNEDTFIPDILICRPELKDEILEHAQAFAEEHGGF, from the coding sequence ATGACCGTCGAGATTTCTGATTCCCGCCTGACCAATTCCCTCGCCCAGGGCTGCGGTGAGATCCTTAAAGGCGTGCGCAACGGGGGCCTGCTGCGGGGCCTTTCGCTTGGCGACGCCGGCGATGAGGCCGCCCAAGAATGGATCGCCCGCGTCCTCGAGCAGCACCGTCCCCAGGACGGCATGCTCTCTGAGGAAGCCGCCGATGACCTTGCCCGCTTGAAGAAGGACCGCGTATGGATCGTGGACCCGCTCGACGGCACCAAGGAATTCGCCACCGGCCGCCAGGACTGGGCAGTGCACATTGCCCTCGTAGAAAATGGCACTCCCATCCACGCGGCGGTGGGCCTGCCGGACAAGGGCGTAACCTTCAAATCCTCGGACGTACGCGCGGTCACCGGCCCGCTGTCCAAGAAGTTCGTGATCTCCCGCAACCGCCCGCCCAAGGTAGCTAGCTACATTGCGGAAAAGATGGGCTATGAAACCGTAGGCGTCGGCTCCGCGGGTGCTAAGGCCATGCACGTGCTGCTCGGTGATTTTGACGGTTATATCCACGCCGGCGGCCAGTACGAGTGGGATCAGGCCGCCCCGGTGGGCGTCGCCCGAGCCTCCGGCCTGCACTGCTGCCGCCTCGATGGCTCCGAAATCCGCTTCAATAATGAGGACACCTTCATCCCGGATATCCTCATCTGCCGCCCCGAGCTCAAGGATGAAATCTTGGAGCATGCCCAGGCCTTTGCCGAGGAGCACGGCGGATTTTAA
- a CDS encoding Type 1 glutamine amidotransferase-like domain-containing protein, whose protein sequence is MKLLLASFLHPDIGDYISGRVLYIDDAASEMRKAPFAQAELKAIGEAAETLVPLTLSQSNPSDIQNEIASANCIYVASGDVFRLLDVLKKTGADRALTEAVKQGKFYAGSSAGAVVAGPSIEPASIMDDSKTAPQLTEYTGLNFTPHVIVPHAQGTTGPYSIEVISKTVETYGREWNLLLLRDGQALFIDDEKSILI, encoded by the coding sequence ATGAAACTTCTTCTCGCTTCATTCCTGCACCCGGACATCGGCGACTACATTTCGGGGCGAGTGCTATATATCGATGATGCCGCTTCAGAGATGCGCAAGGCACCATTTGCACAGGCAGAGCTGAAGGCAATTGGAGAGGCAGCAGAGACCTTAGTCCCTCTCACCCTATCGCAATCAAACCCAAGCGATATTCAAAATGAAATTGCATCAGCCAACTGCATTTATGTCGCGAGCGGCGACGTGTTCCGCCTACTTGACGTACTGAAGAAAACGGGTGCCGACCGTGCACTGACTGAGGCAGTAAAGCAGGGCAAATTTTACGCTGGAAGTTCTGCAGGAGCAGTTGTTGCCGGCCCATCAATTGAGCCGGCATCAATCATGGACGATTCCAAAACGGCACCGCAGCTCACCGAATATACAGGGCTAAACTTCACTCCTCATGTCATTGTTCCTCATGCACAAGGAACCACTGGGCCTTATTCAATAGAGGTCATCAGTAAGACTGTCGAGACCTACGGCCGAGAATGGAACTTGCTACTTTTGAGAGATGGGCAAGCCCTCTTTATAGATGATGAAAAATCCATTCTCATCTAA
- a CDS encoding TetR/AcrR family transcriptional regulator, whose product MAQTPRERAREETMTRIIELGRKQLANGGVEALNLRAIARELGIVSSGIYRYVPDRAQLITLLIVDAFDGLDNAVAQRDDARAQPRERFVEVVTAMRRWALDFPQRWGLIYGTPIVGYRAPAAETVVAGTKVSRRIAALLEGASSAPLRRRSPQFAADLAAAAQDIGAELTEDAMEMALEAWTRIIGLINAEVFGYLGRDTLSDYDEFHTRAVSRLATDLGL is encoded by the coding sequence ATGGCACAAACCCCACGAGAGCGCGCCCGCGAAGAGACGATGACCCGCATCATCGAATTGGGGCGGAAGCAGCTCGCAAACGGTGGCGTGGAGGCGCTGAACCTGAGGGCCATAGCCCGCGAGCTAGGGATAGTCTCTTCCGGTATTTATCGCTACGTCCCCGATAGGGCGCAACTGATTACGTTGCTTATCGTCGATGCCTTTGATGGGCTCGATAATGCCGTGGCGCAGCGTGACGACGCACGAGCCCAACCACGCGAGAGATTCGTGGAAGTGGTGACCGCTATGCGGCGGTGGGCCCTGGATTTTCCGCAACGTTGGGGCCTGATTTATGGCACGCCGATCGTGGGCTACCGAGCCCCGGCTGCAGAGACTGTTGTAGCTGGGACGAAAGTGAGCCGCCGGATAGCTGCTCTGCTGGAAGGAGCCTCCAGTGCGCCGCTGAGGCGTCGTTCGCCACAGTTTGCTGCGGATCTGGCAGCCGCCGCGCAGGACATCGGCGCAGAGCTCACCGAGGATGCGATGGAAATGGCGCTGGAGGCTTGGACGAGGATTATTGGGCTGATCAACGCCGAGGTCTTTGGCTATCTCGGCCGGGATACCCTTAGCGATTACGACGAGTTTCACACAAGGGCAGTATCGCGCCTGGCTACCGATTTAGGTCTTTAA
- a CDS encoding glutaredoxin domain-containing protein, with product MTVQTPEPTADVTIFYADWCPFCAKLIKNLDRTETPYALVDVEGDNTDDINAWIESVNDGNRIIPTVLYSDGTHETNPPASSVRNKQKELAES from the coding sequence ATGACTGTACAAACCCCCGAACCCACCGCTGACGTCACCATCTTCTACGCCGACTGGTGCCCCTTCTGCGCCAAGCTCATCAAGAACCTGGACCGCACCGAAACCCCGTACGCGCTTGTCGACGTCGAGGGTGACAACACCGACGACATCAACGCCTGGATCGAATCCGTTAACGACGGCAACCGCATCATCCCCACCGTCCTCTACTCGGACGGCACCCACGAAACCAACCCACCAGCCTCCTCCGTGCGCAATAAGCAGAAGGAATTGGCCGAAAGCTAA
- a CDS encoding DUF2871 domain-containing protein — protein MKALYWASIFYLVLGLGAGVFYREFTRANDFPEGEFTQLSVAHTHLLALGFMMSLIFLVLEKVFGLSRNRGQFNAFFWLYNVGVVVTVGVMIWHGCLTVLGEESSAMVSGIAGLGHILITVGLIAFIAALGNAIGESQEAKSQAAGE, from the coding sequence ATGAAAGCTTTGTATTGGGCATCTATTTTCTACCTTGTATTGGGCTTGGGCGCTGGCGTGTTCTACCGCGAATTCACGCGTGCCAATGATTTCCCCGAGGGCGAGTTCACCCAGTTGAGCGTGGCGCATACTCACTTGCTAGCGCTCGGTTTCATGATGAGCCTTATCTTCTTGGTATTGGAGAAAGTCTTTGGTCTGTCGCGCAACCGCGGTCAGTTCAATGCGTTCTTCTGGCTCTACAACGTCGGCGTGGTCGTCACTGTTGGAGTCATGATCTGGCACGGATGCCTGACCGTACTGGGGGAGGAGTCCTCTGCAATGGTCTCTGGCATCGCTGGTCTGGGACACATCCTCATCACGGTAGGCCTAATCGCATTCATCGCAGCGCTTGGTAATGCCATTGGTGAGTCCCAAGAAGCTAAGTCCCAGGCAGCAGGTGAATAA
- a CDS encoding dihydrofolate reductase has translation MLGAIWAQSLDGIIGDGEQMPWHVPEDLKHFKDVTMGAPVIMGRKTWESLNPKFRPLPGRENYVLSSRTPGQWSAGAQVLTEMPSLSDAWVLGGGQIYTATLDQVDRIEVTLMGVNIGSTYGEKSIYAPEIPEEFGLAHSTDWLTSAKGHLALPDQEASDLPIKYRFLTYDRKDAA, from the coding sequence ATGTTGGGCGCAATCTGGGCACAGTCCCTCGATGGAATCATTGGCGATGGCGAACAAATGCCCTGGCACGTTCCGGAGGATCTCAAGCACTTTAAGGACGTGACCATGGGCGCGCCGGTCATCATGGGCCGGAAAACCTGGGAGTCCCTCAACCCTAAGTTCCGCCCCCTTCCCGGCCGGGAGAATTACGTGCTCTCCTCCCGCACCCCCGGCCAGTGGTCCGCCGGCGCCCAGGTGCTCACCGAAATGCCCTCGCTTTCCGACGCCTGGGTTCTCGGCGGCGGCCAAATCTACACCGCCACCTTGGACCAGGTGGACCGCATTGAGGTCACGCTCATGGGCGTTAATATCGGTAGCACCTACGGCGAAAAGTCCATCTACGCCCCCGAAATCCCCGAGGAATTCGGCCTCGCCCACAGCACCGATTGGCTAACCTCCGCCAAGGGCCACCTGGCCCTGCCGGACCAAGAGGCCAGCGATCTCCCCATCAAGTACCGCTTTTTAACCTACGACCGAAAGGATGCAGCCTAA
- a CDS encoding DJ-1/PfpI family protein, whose amino-acid sequence MKVIAIYATETMSDWEYAYLTTQVAEAEAQVPDRFKVLFVGESLEAVRSKGGIEVVPGLTLQDIQNRTDIAAFVVPGADTYFNGHEQLLETIRVLNENGVLLAAICGGTLAFARAGVLDHCKHTSNAQGFLASINYANIDGYKEEDAVSDGGVITASGLAPVSFTAAVLRGVGVYPDDVVDAWLQLHEQRTEAAFVEHMNKVQAWACSN is encoded by the coding sequence ATGAAGGTCATTGCTATTTATGCGACGGAAACCATGTCTGATTGGGAGTATGCCTACCTCACAACTCAAGTAGCTGAAGCTGAAGCTCAAGTGCCGGATCGCTTCAAGGTTTTGTTTGTTGGCGAATCTCTAGAAGCCGTCCGCTCCAAGGGTGGAATCGAGGTAGTTCCAGGTCTGACCTTGCAGGACATCCAGAATCGGACTGATATTGCGGCGTTCGTGGTGCCAGGGGCAGATACATACTTTAACGGCCACGAACAGTTGCTGGAAACGATCAGGGTCTTAAATGAGAACGGAGTGCTCTTGGCGGCAATCTGTGGTGGAACTTTGGCCTTTGCTCGTGCCGGGGTGCTTGACCACTGTAAACACACTTCAAACGCGCAAGGTTTTCTTGCCTCAATCAACTACGCCAACATCGACGGCTACAAAGAAGAAGACGCAGTTTCTGATGGCGGAGTGATTACGGCATCTGGATTGGCTCCAGTGTCATTCACCGCGGCGGTATTGCGCGGGGTGGGCGTCTACCCAGATGATGTCGTGGATGCTTGGCTTCAATTGCATGAGCAAAGAACAGAAGCGGCCTTCGTTGAACATATGAACAAGGTTCAGGCGTGGGCCTGTTCAAACTAG
- a CDS encoding NAD-dependent epimerase/dehydratase family protein, with translation MKYLITGAGPVGRVVARELASRGHECLIMSRHATTINLGPRVQHITGDATSKESYPANIDGIAHCIHAAYNAEQWRKLLIPAEETALHIAAERTIPIVFPESTYGFDPNREEVSPTTPLTDSRHGKPGVRAQLIDARLASRAHTVSVIAADLFGPDSGPGCVYHQLIIGKHFPLALINPHAKHSVTYLPDFGRALADALLDPTSAPIVATPCAPALTQAEFADRAGCHRTPITIRPWMLKLGGLLSTDLRGLVEMTYLWERPSILTGATARWKATPIEQALRETASCDNATASAKRK, from the coding sequence ATGAAATATCTCATCACCGGAGCGGGCCCCGTCGGCCGCGTAGTTGCCCGTGAACTCGCCTCCCGGGGCCATGAATGCCTCATCATGAGCCGACACGCCACCACGATTAACCTCGGGCCCCGCGTCCAGCACATCACCGGCGATGCAACCAGTAAAGAGTCCTACCCTGCCAATATCGACGGCATCGCGCACTGCATTCACGCCGCCTATAACGCCGAGCAATGGCGAAAGCTGCTCATCCCCGCCGAAGAAACCGCGCTTCACATCGCTGCGGAACGCACCATCCCCATCGTGTTCCCCGAATCCACCTATGGCTTTGATCCAAACCGCGAAGAAGTCTCGCCGACTACTCCCTTGACCGACTCCCGGCATGGAAAGCCCGGCGTGCGCGCGCAGCTCATCGACGCACGTCTCGCCTCTCGCGCCCACACCGTATCCGTCATCGCGGCCGATTTATTTGGTCCCGACTCCGGGCCAGGTTGCGTCTACCACCAGCTGATCATCGGGAAGCACTTCCCCTTAGCCCTAATCAACCCACATGCGAAGCACTCGGTGACCTACCTGCCAGATTTCGGCCGCGCTCTTGCCGATGCCCTCCTCGACCCCACCAGCGCTCCTATCGTCGCAACACCGTGCGCTCCGGCGCTTACGCAGGCGGAATTCGCCGACCGCGCGGGGTGCCACCGCACCCCGATAACGATCCGCCCCTGGATGCTCAAGCTCGGTGGACTCTTAAGCACCGATCTGCGTGGGCTGGTTGAGATGACCTACTTATGGGAGCGCCCCTCCATCCTCACTGGCGCCACTGCACGGTGGAAAGCTACCCCCATAGAACAAGCGCTACGCGAAACAGCCTCCTGCGATAATGCCACTGCCAGCGCTAAGAGGAAATAA
- a CDS encoding thymidylate synthase — translation MSDTSTVSSAAIATPYEDLLRRVLDKGTPKGDRTGTGTRSIFGAQLRYNLAESFPLLTTKKVYFHAVLGELLWFLKGESNIKFLQDNKVRIWNEWADDNGELGPVYGVQWRSWPTPDGQHIDQIQQALDTLKNNPDSRRNLVSAWNVAELDKMALMPCHLLFQLYVADGTLSMQVYQRSADMFLGVPFNIASYAALTHMFAQQAGLKVGELIWTGGDCHIYNDHVEQVKEQLSREPRPYPQLNLHKAEDMFSYDFADFEIEGYDPHPTIKAQVSV, via the coding sequence ATGAGTGATACGTCCACCGTTTCTAGCGCCGCTATTGCCACTCCGTACGAGGATCTGCTGCGTCGCGTTCTCGACAAAGGCACGCCCAAAGGCGATCGCACCGGGACAGGCACACGCTCCATTTTTGGTGCGCAGCTGCGCTATAACCTGGCCGAGTCTTTCCCGCTACTGACCACCAAGAAGGTCTATTTCCACGCGGTATTGGGCGAGCTTTTGTGGTTCCTCAAAGGCGAGTCCAATATCAAGTTCCTGCAGGATAACAAGGTCCGCATCTGGAATGAGTGGGCGGATGACAATGGCGAGCTAGGGCCGGTCTACGGCGTGCAGTGGCGCTCCTGGCCCACCCCGGATGGCCAGCACATTGACCAGATCCAGCAGGCGCTCGATACTCTGAAGAATAATCCGGACTCGCGCCGCAACTTGGTCTCCGCATGGAACGTCGCGGAGCTGGACAAGATGGCGCTGATGCCCTGCCACTTGCTCTTCCAGCTCTACGTGGCCGATGGCACCTTGTCCATGCAGGTCTACCAGCGCTCGGCCGATATGTTCCTAGGTGTTCCCTTCAATATCGCCTCTTACGCGGCGCTGACCCACATGTTTGCCCAGCAGGCCGGCCTCAAGGTGGGCGAGCTCATCTGGACCGGCGGCGATTGCCATATTTATAACGACCACGTGGAGCAGGTCAAAGAGCAGCTTTCCCGCGAACCCCGCCCGTACCCGCAGCTCAACCTGCACAAGGCGGAAGACATGTTCTCTTATGACTTCGCCGATTTTGAGATTGAGGGCTACGACCCCCACCCCACCATCAAGGCGCAGGTGTCCGTCTAA